The Methanococcoides sp. LMO-2 genome segment GCAATCTCCAGTAGCTCATCCTTATCCAGAGAAGCGCTTATCGTCAGATCAATGCCATCCACATCCCATCGAAGCATGCTATTTCCATAAACCTCGACAAAGTCTCCGGGAGAACCATTGACATCAACACTCTCGGAAGTAGAGAACTCCGTTGGTCCGGGAAAACCGGATTCATAGAATATTTCAGAAATCGACATCCGGGAGTCTCCATTAATGTAAACAAGAGTCACTCTTTGCATGACCTGGCTACCAGTTGCGAAATCACTGTTATCGAACACTAATGCATGATCGAAAACATAGTCCTCCGGCACATAGGCGGGAATAAGTATATCAAAATCAGCCTTATCCCCTGCTTCTTCTAACGTCATCTCCTCTGGAAGTGCAAACTCGTTCATATCAAATGTACTCACTTCCGCACCTTCAGGGATCTCGAACTCAAAAACATCGTCCGAAATACCGGCATTCACCTGCAGATCGCGGACTTCAACTGAAACGATAACATTACCCTCGTTATCATACATTTCGTACTTCAACGGCATCCACGTCTCTTCATCCACCCAGACCTTGAGATTACCTGTAAATATAACATCAGAAGATCCTTCTTCTTTTGGCTCAAGGATCATTATAAAGGAATTCCTGCCATCGATCTTCTCAATTCCGGAAAAGGAAATATCACTTTCATTCAGGAACTGGGAGATCAGACCCGCGTAATCCATTTCCATATCGATATGAGGAACATCCATAATTACAACAGTGTTCTGATGGGGATCGTATGTCCACATTGTCTCTCCATTGTAAACGGAAACCATCCCTGCCTGTTCTGCGGGCTGCCTGATAACAGTACGGCTCTTTTCCTTTTTCTGGATCATGTCCTGTTCAATTACTGTTTCCTCACCCATGAGCGACATCGTCATATACAACGTGAACGAGGAATCCTCTATCAGGTCATTTTTCTGCTGCATTTGTTCTGCGATCTCTTCTGCTGAGACCTGATCATTCACACATCCTGCTGATAAAAATGCAGAGAATACCATAAAGAAAACAAACAAGATCCTGATTCTTTTCATATTGATCATCACTTCAGTTCAAATCCGGGTTTCTGCCGGAAGATTTAATGCTGAAAATTTATAATGTGATTAAACATAATAAAAGTTTTGCATTTTAAAAATAAAATTGTTATTTGAATATACAATTCCAGATCAGGCAAATCCGGAGAAGAAGATTATGAACAAGAAGACAGGGGCGGCATTGGGGATCACAGGTGGGACTTTAGCGATTATCATAGCAGCATTCATGTTTGCAGTTACAGTAGGAGGAATCGGACCAGGCGGGAGCAGTTTTATCTACGGAGTTCCAGCTGTTTGGGGGATATCCGATCCAGAGATCATCATGTCCGGACTCTGCGCTTTGATAATGATATTCGGAGCGATGGGGGTAGCAGGAGGAATATATGCGGGGAAGAAAGATCAACTGGCAACCATGTTGATGCTCATCCCGGGCATTGCAGGATTTGTACTACTGAACGTGATGTGGACACCCATAGGTGCCCTGCTAATTCTGGGAGGGATACTTACCTTGAGATCACGGAAGTAAGGCTTCTTCAGATCTAATTCTAAATGATCTGAAGTTGCTTCAATATTTTCCGGTCAGTTTGGCGATCGCCCTGTGTACGCCATGAATACTAAGATCACTACCCAGATACATCATGGGACACCTGCCTGTGAAGCAATTGTGATCAGCGCATAGTTCCCGCACAGCAGGAGTGTCTGTCCTCCAGTGGATCCATATATTGACAACCCCTTTTTCAAAAAGCTGCTTCATGATATCAGCAGGTTCCATGAGAGTCACGCCTATCACTGCATTCTTAACACCATCTGGAGCCTCACCTGCAGATTTGATAGTATCCAGGTCCGGCCTGTTGGAAAGGTCAACGTAATGAACTGTCTTGCCGCGCTTTTTCAGCTCATCGGCTGCCCATTTAATAGCAGGCTTTGTTTTGTCATTTACCACAATATACTCATCCGCATCCCAGAACTCTGAATAATCCATTCCCATATTAACGCGCCCTCCATACCGGAAAATAATTTCTCAATAATAAAATGAAATTAAGTAATTAAAATAATCTTATACCTCGCTCCTTAAAATACCTTCTATTTGCCTTCGAGTCATATTAACCCTTCCAAAGTTGCCTTATATTACACAACTATGTCCTGGAAGTACAGGATATCCATATACATTGTGCGAGACCTCCAGTGGAAATTGGGGGGTTTGTGTGGAGACACATCCGTATTCTCATTAATGGAAAGGGCTTTCCTAATAAGATAGTAATTTCTGCAATAGATATTATTCTAAAAGGTAAGAACGCGGGCCAAAATATAACACATGTAAACGACCTACAAACTGTAAGACCAATAAGGAGAAGAAAAAAATGAACCGCATAAAAGAGTTCTTCAAAAGGGACAAATTTGCAGAATATATCAATGCTGAGCTTCTGGAGGTATCAGAAGGTTATGCAAAAGCAAAGATGGACATTCAGGAACACCACTTAAACGGTGTGGGTATTGTACAGGGAGGAGCAACTTTCACCCTGGCGGACTTCGCTTTTGCAGCTGCGGCCAATTCCCATGGAAATGTTGCGATCGCCATAAATGCAACCATATCCTTTGTCACCGCAGCAACATCAGGGACATTAATTGCCGAGGCAAAGGAAACATCAAGGAATCCGAAGATCGCCACATATACCATTGAGGTCACAGATGATAACAACAACACCATTGCCATCTTCCAGGGAATGGTATACAGGAAAAAACAGACAGTTGAATCATTCATGGAGCAGGCGTAAGGATTCAACCTCTTCTTTTTCAGGATGTTCAAGCCCAAGCAGGAAGTCCTTTAGCATACGGTGATCATCCACGATCATGTCAGCCATTGCGATGCTCTCTTTGCTTACATAGGTAGGCACAGCAACACAGAAGATGCCCGCCCTGTTCGCAGCCTCCACACCCATGGGAGCATTTTCCACAACAAGACATTCACTCCGGTCAACGTTCAGTATCTCGGCGACCTTCAGGAACGGATCCGGCTCAGGCTTGCCGCGCTCCAGGTCCTCGCCGCTGAGAACAACATCAAATATCCCGTCGAACAGCCTTCCAATAACATCATGTACGATGTTCCGGTCAGCTCCTGAGACTACAGAGAGAAGGAACCTTTCCTTCAATATCGGAAGGCATTCATCCATTTCTTTGAACGAGCTAAGCACAAGGATCCTTGCAAACTCCGCCCTGTATCTTTTGATAAGACCATCAACATCAAAATTATTGGGATCGATACCCTCCTTCTCAAGGAGAGAACCAACGATCTCCACGGTCGGAGACCCTTCCAGGTCATAGATATCCTGCTTGTCCATAGCGATACCCAGATCATCAAAAATATGCTTCATGGCCTCGGTGTGGTAGGACATCGAATCCACCAGCACACCATCCATATCAAATATCAGGACCTTTAACACGAATTACACCTTCAGAATACACAGATCCCGAATATCGGGAATCCGGGTTTGAAGGGCATATAACAGAGGTTATTGATATAGCTTATTAAAATGAGCTATTGGAATAACCATTTGACAAAAAAGGTAAACTAGAAAGAAAAAATGATCAAAGGACCTGTATAATACAATCAGAATTTATCTTAACCGGATCTCTTTCTCATGCTTGTGGAGGGCCATCTCAATATTGGATTTGAGGTCCTGTTCCTTGAACGGCTTTGAAATATAACCATAAGGCTCAGCCAACTTTGCCCTCTCAAGGGTCTTATCATCGGTATATGCCGTAAGGAAGATCACCGGGATATCGAACTTTTCCCTGATCATTTTGGCAGCCTCGATGCCGTCCATCTCGCCCCTGAGCATGACATCCATCAGCACAAGATCAGGATAGAACAGGTCTGCTTTTACAATAGCATCCTCTCCTGAAGAAGCCGTATCAATCACTGAATATCCCATAAGTTCAAGCTTTTTCTTTATGCTTAAAGCAACGATATTCTCATCCTCGACGACTAAAATATTTGCCTCTTTCATAGTGTACCCTTCACATCTTTCCCTTTTCGTCAAAAATTATTGTAAATGCTGTCCCGCAGGACCGATCCATTTCAATTGTACCACCTATCTGGTCCACCAGCGTGTTCAACAGCTGTAAACCCAGGGAAGTACTTTTCTTATGATCAAGTTCTTTCGGGAAACCTATTCCATTATCACTCACAATTAGTATAAATTTATTTTCATCCCCACGCTGAAGATCAATGCTGATCCTGCCCGAACTACCCTCAAAAGCATGCTTCAAAGAATTGGTGACCAGTTCATTTATGATAATGCCAAGGGGAATGGCAGTGTCCATGCTCAGGAAGATATCCTCTACATTAAGCT includes the following:
- a CDS encoding outer membrane lipoprotein-sorting protein, producing MKRIRILFVFFMVFSAFLSAGCVNDQVSAEEIAEQMQQKNDLIEDSSFTLYMTMSLMGEETVIEQDMIQKKEKSRTVIRQPAEQAGMVSVYNGETMWTYDPHQNTVVIMDVPHIDMEMDYAGLISQFLNESDISFSGIEKIDGRNSFIMILEPKEEGSSDVIFTGNLKVWVDEETWMPLKYEMYDNEGNVIVSVEVRDLQVNAGISDDVFEFEIPEGAEVSTFDMNEFALPEEMTLEEAGDKADFDILIPAYVPEDYVFDHALVFDNSDFATGSQVMQRVTLVYINGDSRMSISEIFYESGFPGPTEFSTSESVDVNGSPGDFVEVYGNSMLRWDVDGIDLTISASLDKDELLEIARSMI
- a CDS encoding PaaI family thioesterase, yielding MNRIKEFFKRDKFAEYINAELLEVSEGYAKAKMDIQEHHLNGVGIVQGGATFTLADFAFAAAANSHGNVAIAINATISFVTAATSGTLIAEAKETSRNPKIATYTIEVTDDNNNTIAIFQGMVYRKKQTVESFMEQA
- a CDS encoding HAD family phosphatase, translated to MLKVLIFDMDGVLVDSMSYHTEAMKHIFDDLGIAMDKQDIYDLEGSPTVEIVGSLLEKEGIDPNNFDVDGLIKRYRAEFARILVLSSFKEMDECLPILKERFLLSVVSGADRNIVHDVIGRLFDGIFDVVLSGEDLERGKPEPDPFLKVAEILNVDRSECLVVENAPMGVEAANRAGIFCVAVPTYVSKESIAMADMIVDDHRMLKDFLLGLEHPEKEEVESLRLLHE
- a CDS encoding response regulator, coding for MKEANILVVEDENIVALSIKKKLELMGYSVIDTASSGEDAIVKADLFYPDLVLMDVMLRGEMDGIEAAKMIREKFDIPVIFLTAYTDDKTLERAKLAEPYGYISKPFKEQDLKSNIEMALHKHEKEIRLR